From Centropristis striata isolate RG_2023a ecotype Rhode Island chromosome 16, C.striata_1.0, whole genome shotgun sequence, a single genomic window includes:
- the LOC131988404 gene encoding putative uncharacterized protein C6orf183 → MCDKYRVSSSVKVEQMEADLSRQLSALRAEIEENGFPSRCYSSVPPPKDISFFRAEREHTLRRGLQVAEALPLQSMADIMQKELESCLSLEYTPDSLPPLLHQFYTDRAYHLAQIKYLLMLRWRRFCRHTSVIEKLYPHYKDQVSRLTSEYEDAVQRARRLSVSREKILTGRGNTANLLTQDDVLIYLRWLVCHLHSVHTIHNFLGVLHYIPVCERKDKEPKLHEETSHKAQHVDGISGLADNVPLHTVHLEEFLPELQTLIAHFHLSYDSRKLRSTADEMELFSLVWREFRTIFRQQEQKKTFPQYDGTEVRQSQWGRKSGCALRKEANWIPFNQVKPRQDPWQQKLVTALKEKKSVDELLKMHSRFLQVSDLLRVAAALKEHAAHVVELEQAQTSSVSCSTKTKQEKISGIWMSIYSAASRTQACIIQFSAQRDLE, encoded by the exons ATGTGTGACAAATACAGAGTGTCCTCCTCTGTTAAAGTGGAGCAGATGGAGGCGGATCTGTCCCGTCAGCTCTCAGCGCTCCGGGCCGAGATTGAGGAGAATGGATTTCCCTCCAGATGTTACAG TTCTGTTCCACCACCAAAAGATATTTCTTTCTTCCGTGCGGAGAGGGAACATACACTGAGGAGAGGGCTGCAG GTGGCTGAAGCTTTGCCGCTTCAGTCTATGGCAGATATCATGCAGAAAGAGCTGGAGAGTTGCTTGAGTTTAGAGTACACTCCAGACAGTCTGCCCCCCCTACTGCACCAG TTCTACACTGACAGAGCCTATCATCTGGCTCAGATCAAATATCTGCTCATGCTGAGATGGAGGAGATTCTGCCGCCACACAAGTGTCATTGAGAAGCTTTATCCTCATTACAAG GATCAGGTGTCACGTTTGACGAGTGAGTATGAGGACGCCGTGCAGAGAGCTCGCAGGCTGTCAGTGAGCAGAGAGAAGATCCTGACCGGCCGAGGAAACACCGCCAACCTGCTCACTCAGGATGACGTGCTCATTTACCTGCGGTGGCTCGTCTGCCATCTGCACTCTGTTCACACCATTCACAACTTCCTCGGG GTGCTGCACTACATCCCAGTGTGTGAAAGAAAAGATAAAGAACCAAAGCTTCATGAGGAAACTTCACATAAGGCTCAACATGTGGACG GTATTTCAGGACTGGCTGATAATGTTCCTCTGCACACTGTTCACCTGGAGGAGTTTCTACCTGAGCTGCAGACTTTGATCGCTCACTTCCACCTGTCCTACGACTCTCGGAAACTCAGGAGCACCGCAGACGAGATGGAGTTATTCAGCCTG GTGTGGAGGGAGTTCAGAACGATTTTCAGACAACAGGAGCAGAAGAAAACGTTTCCTCAGTACGACGGCACAGAGGTCAGACAGAGCCAGTGGGGGAGGAAGAGTGGCTGCGCTCTGAGGAAGGAGGCCAACTGGATCCCCTTCAATCAG GTGAAGCCCAGACAGGATCCGTGGCAGCAGAAGCTCGTCACAGCGCTGAAGGAAAAGAAATCTGTTGATGAGCTACTTAAGATGCACAGCCGGTTTCTACAG GTCTCTGATCTGCTCCGTGTTGCTGCAGCTCTGAAAGAACACGCCGCTCATGTTGTTGAATTAGAACAAGCACAGACATCGTCAGTTTCCTGCAgcactaaaacaaaacaagaaaagatcTCTGGGATCTGGATGAGCATTTACAGCGCTGCCTCTCGCACTCAGGCATGTATCATCCAGTTTTCTGCTCAGAGAGACTTGGAATAA
- the LOC131988405 gene encoding coiled-coil domain-containing protein 162-like: MWIRCLQLEEGELCGTAEETGWMNAARGGRGEAGGLGSLQYSHSTPVDCKVHCSEFMEFAEVENLHDFYSSEERIVHTQDQRGFYIMYDAALKDLELLEDELLLLGSHFIRRDRMKKMGKAERADIHSWAGTDVDRVAVLLDLWTCETEFLESKVQLLNCYFEAYQHAAGTEERFALAGVITDIMHRRPHLDLDQDYFVQVYRAEISCLQSHQQLIRDILDNQIENQRQYLQRIWRDDRKGPVHDFGLPPNYVPKHLVSLGGSSPALMNTFLLEVHPSLCLASAVYHSLVEAHTELCQLHRATSSADKLTLRQKLLQQALQSWNHLASPGASYSSQIQKDLFSDVFFEDPNMVQNVGLLLVRSAEEKDMTQGREKQLYAVETFSKLLELVTIRHRLLESASETAHLAQLYRNVASELGFDEFHLYLRPVQFEVAEQKDKAEQRPVFITAILEDDSSVDRFNPSHLPLSIQELDENQIGRFSFSSEEAVIHLMNRQSTENLQVSLACQVTQKNALISAVKLVCLCHWTQSQTSSDQSEVARHSDKDVKLDSKSGGDTNNLQEKSNSSPSRGSTKTPTKERLMEAFVSIQLEKVGLRDEMLNSFVKKKQAVGGLIKTPEEAAKIKRGLIIDFLKKFSTQISQYCVRAQILSYYYSLTLLLDDFPSVRQAHFMIGEARKPKDILDSGVNLSPDPRNFQRRPQQLLSADGKTLLNLWYIPHFSEVLHVFKNISVCPAALHHTLQIVSALHDIIYYLVSFSRLGNTENSCNASGSLSADWGGTEGIGAELLEIQRQVDRLSDPSGPESVGRLLQLRRQVLLLQFDSAVRLLIREVFLSSGDVASYRSVSDNMASALPPLSDSIQTDVFSLMLPVPPPLDTHGHQAQRLFPWRSFMACHGSFPLDVWDVPPIEYCMQLCVSGLSDRSRLQANAALLGVSLLLEDVLNSGGEAEPVRLHGNKDDLLHDGKPDEEDEEEKKTTCVSTLSQDPVIRVQSVLKGFLLLTKQLQVFKESWAHRRLGAQTFRTPSLYQQFVKLYRAEIFYPSMRSLAQHMGTERDYEVLISGSQSLLPPPGASEVDVKAWQLHKLLESTECDMIRAVQRRITRELTLVVSERTRQDTRLPTELWKKAPLKYSLSPERPQIVETFIQQLMDGAEEAEGQLRVSQDRLQQSLTHLGCSLMERERSSFLLYSQFYEQILQQETRLLHQREQDLRNLTDSQRCDSHKEGAVAVCRGMMLEISALQAKVAHLEEEKTTLEEQLSLKFKERYDPLVRHLFSTCIQLKARLDEYRQQMEQDVSEMVSRIRGEGVDRIMALKKNYGCNKDGDGLALTQLKKEEVHELSLENSRLTALLCKQKALSRWRQAVDQEKLHRRLLQTQQREVSCRSEVLRVKMTSEEEVVVLQEELEAARKVLSSCQAECSSTKKLLSRKTEELQVARHQSAQEARSRQELDSYRVQSLEQMREDMEDRERQFRKLSEQLDRDGRMNQLHRQRSAKQIRQVRGQLQQELSIKQEAFQRVDKLQNQVNDMEAAFSRCTSTTGTHQLR; encoded by the exons ATGTGGATCAGAT GTCTGCAGCTGGAGGAGGGCGAGCTGTGTGGCACGGCGGAGGAAACGGGCTGGATGAACGCagccagaggaggaagaggagaggcaggAGGTCTGGGCTCGCTGCAGTACAGCCACAGCACTCCTGTGGACTGTAAG GTCCACTGCTCAGAGTTCATGGAGTTTGCAGAAGTGGAGAACCTTCATGATTTTTACAGCTCAGAGGAGCGAATCGTTCACACTCAGGACCAGAGAGGCTTCTACATCATGTACGACGCTGCTCTGAAGGacctggagctgctggaggacgAGCTCCTTCTGCTCGGCTCACATTTCATCCGGAGAGACAGGATGAAGAAAATGGGAAAAGCAGAGAGAGCAGATATCCACAGCTGGGCCGGGACAGATGTGGACCGTGTGGCGGTGCTGCTCGACTTGTGGACGTGTGAGACGGAGTTTTTGGAGAGCAAAGTGCAG CTCTTGAACTGTTACTTTGAGGCCTACCAGCATGCAGCCGGGACTGAGGAGAGGTTTGCGTTGGCTGGAGTCATCACTGACATCATGCACAGACGGCCacacctggacctggaccaggatTACTTTGTTCAGGTCTACAGAGCTGAGATAAGCTGCCTGCAGAGCCACCAGCAGCTCATCAGAGACATTTTGGACAATCAG ATTGAGAACCAGCGGCAGTACCTCCAACGCATCTGGAGAGACGACCGCAAAGGCCCCGTTCATGACTTTGGCCTTCCACCAAACTACGTTCCCAAACATCTGGTCTCACTTGGAGGCAGCAG cCCTGCACTGATGAACACATTCCTCCTGGAGGTCCATCCGTCCCTCTGCCTGGCTTCTGCAGTCTATCACAGTTTAGTTGAGGCTCACACAGAGCTCTGTCAGCTGCACCGAGCCACGAGCAGCGCTGACAAACTCACGCTGCGACAGAAGCTCCTGCAGCAGGCCCTGCAGAGCTGGAACCACCTGGCTTCACCCGGAGCCTCCTACAGCTCTCAGATACAGAAGgat TTGTTCTCAGATGTGTTTTTTGAAGACCCGAATATGGTCCAAAATGTGGGGCTGTTGCTGGTGAGATCTGCAGAGGAGAAGGACATGACGCAGGGAAGAGAGAAACAGCTGTACGCGGTGGAGACGTTCTCCAAACTTCTGGAGCTCGTCACCATCCGCCACCGTCTGCTGGAGTCGGCCTCAGAGACCGCACATCTGGCTCA GTTGTACAGAAACGTGGCGTCTGAGCTCGGCTTTGACGAGTTCCACCTTTATCTGCGACCAGTGCAGTTTGAGGTCGCTGAGCAGAAAGACAAAGCAGAGCAGAGgcctgtttttatcacagcgaTACTGGAGGACGACAGCTCTGTGGACAG gTTCAACCCGTCTCACCTGCCGCTGAGCATCCAGGAGCTGGATGAGAACCAGATCGGGAGGTTTAGTTTCAGCTCAGAGGAGGCAGTTATTCAT CTCATGAACAGACAGAGTACAGAAAACCTGCAGGTGTCTTTGGCCTGTCAGGTGACACAGAAGAACGCTTTGATTAGTGCTGTGAAGCTGGTTTGTCTCTGTCACTGGACACAGAGTCAGACGTCTTCAGATCAG AGTGAAGTCGCTCGTCATTCTGATAAAGATGTCAAACTTGACTCCAAATCTGGAGGCGACACTAACAACCTGCAGGAAAAATCAAACTCTTCACCCTCCAGAGGCTCCACAAAAACTCCCACAAAGGAGAG GCTGATGGAAGCTTTTGTGTCCATCCAGCTGGAAAAAGTGGGTCTGCGTGACGAGATGCTGAATTCATTTGTGAAGAAGAAACAGGCCGTGGGGGGTCTCATAAAAACCCCA GAGGAAGCAGCAAAGATCAAGAGGGGGCTCATAATCGACTTTCTCAAGAA ATTCAGCACACAGATATCTCAGTATTGTGTGAGAGCACAGATTCTCTCATATTACTACAGTCTGACGCTCCTTTTGGACGACTTCCCCTCCGTCCGTCAGGCTCACTTCATGATTGGTGAAGCCAGAAAGCCCAAAGACATTTTGGATTCAGGAGTGAACCTTTCTCCTGACCCCAG GAACTTTCAGCGTCGGCCGCAGCAGTTGTTGTCTGCAGACGGAAAAACCCTCCTCAACCTGTGGTACATCCCCCACTTCTCTGAAGTATTGCACGTGTTCAAAAATATTTCG GTGTGTCCTGCAGCTCTCCATCACACTCTGCAGATAGTTTCAGCTCTTCATGACATCATTTATTACCTGGTTAGTTTCTCCAGACTGGGAAACACTGAAAACTCCTGTAACGCATCAGGCTCACTGTCAGCTGACTGGGGAGGCACTGAAGGCATCG GTGCAGAGCTGCTGGAGATCCAGCGTCAGGTCGACCGTCTGTCTGATCCCAGCGGCCCGGAGTCTGTGGGCCGTCTGCTGCAGCTGCGCAGGCAGGTCCTCCTGCTGCAGTTTGACTCCGCAGTGAGACTCCTCATCAg AGAGGTGTTCCTCTCCTCTGGTGACGTTGCTTCTTACCGGAGTGTGAGTGACAACATGGCGTCCGCCCTCCCTCCGCTGAGCGACAGCATCCAGACCGACGTCTTCAGTCTCATGCTGCCTGTTCCTCCGCCACTGGACACTCACGGACATCAG GCACAGAGGTTGTTTCCATGGAGGAGTTTCATGGCCTGTCATGGATCGTTCCCTCTGGATGTTTGGGACGTCCCTCCCATCGAATACTGCATGCAG ctgtgtgtgagcGGTCTGAGCGACCGCAGCAGGCTGCAGGCCAACGCGGCGCTCCTCGGCgtgtctctgctgctggaggacgtCCTGAACAGTGGAGGAGAGGCTGAGCCTGTCCGTCTCCATGGCAACAAGGATGACCTTCTGCACGATGGAAAACCTGATGAA gaggacgaagaagaaaagaaaacgaCTTGTGTGTCCACTCTGTCTCAGGATCCAGTCATCAGAGTTCAGTCCGTGCTGAAAGGTTTCCTCCTGCTGACGAAGCAGCTGCAGGTGTTTAAGGAGAGCTGGGCGCACAGACGTCTGGGAGCTCAAACGTTCAGGACGCCCAGTTTgtatcagcagtttgtgaaactcTACAG AGCTGAAATCTTTTACCCCAGTATGAGATCTCTGGCTCAACACATGGGGACGGAGCGGGATTATGAGGTGTTAATTTCTGGCAGCCagtctctccttcctcctcctggaGCTTCAGAGGTTGATGTCAAAGCCTGGCAG CTTCACAAACTGCTGGAGAGCACCGAGTGTGACATGATCCGAGCGGTGCAGAGGAGGATTACCAGAGAGCTGACGCTGGTGGTTTCAGAGAGAACTCGACAGGACACACGCCTCCCTAcag AGCTGTGGAAGAAAGCCCCGCTGAAGTACAGTTTGTCCCCTGAGCGGCCGCAGATTGTGGAGACGTTCATCCAGCAGCTGATGGACGGAGCTGAAGAGGCAGAGGGACAG ctgaGAGTGTCTCAGGATCGCCTCCAGCAGAGTCTCACTCACCTCGGCTGTTCTCTGATGGAGCGAGAGCGCAGCAGCTTCCTGCTCTACTCGCAGTTTTACGAACAAATCCTGCAGCAGGAGACTCGGCTGCTGCACCAGAGAGAACAG GATTTAAGGAATCTCACGGACTCTCAGAGATGTGACTCTCACAAAGAG GGGGCTGTGGCTGTGTGTCGTGGGATGATGTTGGAGATCTCAGCGCTGCAGGCAAAAGTCGCTCACCTGGAAGAAGAGAAAACGACTCTAGAGGAGCAGCTCAGCCTCAAATTCAAAGAAAGATACGACCCTTTGGTGCGACATCTCTTCTCTACCTGCATCCAGCTGAAG GCCAGACTGGATGAGTACCGCCAGCAGATGGAGCAGGATGTGAGCGAGATGGTGAGCAGGATACGAGGCGAGGGAGTGGACCGAATCATGGCGCTCAAGAAGAATTACGGCTGCAACAAGGACGGTGATGGACTCGCACTCACCCAGTTAAAG AAAGAAGAAGTCCACGAGTTGAGCCTGGAGAACAGCCGGCTGACTGCTCTGCTCTGTAAACAGAAAGCTCTGAGCCGCTGGAGACAGGCGGTCGACCAGGAGAAACTGCACCGACGGCTGCTTCAAACTCAGCAG AGGGAGGTCAGCTGTCGCAGCGAGGTCCTCCGGGTGAAGATGACatcggaggaggaggtggtggtcctgcaggaggagctggaggccgCGAGGAAGGTGTTGAGCAGCTGTCAGGCCGAGTGCAGCAGCACAAAGAAGCTGCTCAGCAGGAAG ACAGAGGAGCTCCAGGTGGCCCGGCATCAGTCTGCTCAGGAGGCCCGCAGCAGGCAGGAGCTGGACAGCTACCGAGTGCAGAGCCTGGAACAAATGAGAGAGGAcatggaggacagagagagacagttcAGGAAGCTCAGCGAGCAGCTGGACAGAGACGGCAGGATGAACCAGTTACACCGACAGCGCAGCGCCAAACAGATCCGACAG GTGAGGGGTCAGCTTCAACAGGAGCTCAGCATCAAACAAGAAGCCTTTCAGCGGGTGGACAAACTGCAGAACCAGGTGAACGACATGGAAGCAGCTTTCTCCAGATGCACCTCTACGACAGGTACACATCAACTACGATAG